CAGCCACTTCCGCGGCAAGCGGGAGATCGTGGGGGCGGTCGCACTGGAGGGAGCCGCCGAGCTGGCGGGCGCCCTGCGCGCGGCGGTACCGCCCGGGGCGGACGGCCGGGAGGCGGTGGCCGCGCTGGCGCGCGCCTACACCGACTTCGCGGCGCGCAACCCCGCCGTGTACGACGCGGTCTTCAGCCTGGACAACGGCCTGCCCTACGCCGACGAGGCCACGCCCGCCCCGCTGCGCGCGGCCTTCGGGGCCCTGCTGGAGCCGCTCGCCGCACATGTGCGCCCCGACGAGGAACCGGGGCTGTACGTCGAGACGTTCTGGGCGGCGCTGCACGGGCTGGTCACCCTCACCCGGGCCGGCCGCCTGCCCGCCGACCGGGTCGCCGACCGGCTCACGCTGCTGGTCGACCGCTTCGTGCCGCGGTAGGGCACACGCGTTACGCGACGGGCGGGGCCCCGGCGGTGTCCGGGCAGTGATGACGGACGATCAGCTCGGCCGTCGCGAGCGCCATCCGGGCCGGACCGCGCACCCCGAGGACCTCGCCGTTGGCGAGCAGGCCGCCGATGACGAGCATGAGGGCGTCCGCCATGCCGTCGGGGTCCACCGCACCCGCCAGCGCCCCCTTGTCGCGCAACCAGTCCCGCAACGCCTGGAGGTGCAACTTCGCCTCGCGGCGGCCCGGGTGCTCGGGGTCGCGGAACTCGCTGGAGGTGTTGTAGAAGATGCAGCCGTGGAAGTCCGGCTCCCGGACACTGGCGTGGAGGAACTCCATCAGTGCGAGGACCTGGCGGACCGGGTCGCCGCAGTGGGGCGCCGTGACCCGTTCGGCCTGCTCCCACCACTGGGCGTCGCTCTCGCGCAGCCAGGCCGCGACCAGTTCGTCCTTGCCGGCGAACTCGCGGTAGAGAAGGCTCTTGCCGACTCCGGTCGCGTCGCTCACCTGCTGCATGCCGACGGCCCTGACCCCCAGCTCGCCGAAGAGTCGGGCCGAGGTCTCCAGGATGCGTCGCCTCGTGCCTGGTGCCGGCGTGCGCGCCATGTCCGGGCTCCTTTTCCCTCTCGTCGGCGGTCATCCAGCATACGGTTGACAGGGGATTCCGCACCCGACGAAAATGGACCGATCAGTCCGGGACCGATCGGTCCATTATTTCGTGGGGAGCACCCGATGTCGGACGAGCGGACGCGCGAGGTCATCGAGCAGTTCAACCGGGCTTTCCGGCAGCACGACCCCGGCCTCCTCGAGGACGTCCTCGCGCCGGACTGCCTCCTGGAGAACTCGGGACCGGCCCCCGAGGGGACGAGGCACGTCGGATACGACGAGTGCCTGCGGTTCTGGAGCTCGATCGCCGCCGACGAAGGAACCACCTTCGACGTGGAGGAGCTCTGGACGGCCGGCGAACGGGCCGTGTGCCGGTGGCGGCTGCAATACGGGCCGGGCGAGGCCGACTTCGTCCGCGGCGTCAACGTGACCCGGCTGGAGAACGGTCTGATCGCCGAGAGCTTCGGGTACGTCAAGGGCTGACCGGCCCCCCCTGGCCGCACCGGGCCCCGGCGTCAGCGCGGCGGCCAGGGGCGGATGCGGAACGGGGGGACCTCGTGGGAGACGAAGGCGGTCATGGCCGAGGGGGCGGTGGGGTGGGTGGGGTGCAGGGAGGTGTGGCCGTGCCAGGGGTGGGGGCCGTGGCCGGTGATGCCGCGCAGGGTGACCGCGCCGTCCGGGGCGAAGTCCAGGTCGACCTCCTTCGCACCCCGGGCCAGGCCCCGGCCGGTGGCCTTGACCGCCGCTTCGAGCAGGGTCCAGGCGTGGAAGAAGGCGCGGGGCGTGGCCGTGGCGGGGGCCGCCGGGTAGACGAAGGACAGGACCTCCATGCTGGTGCCGGCCGGGCGGACGAGCTCCACGTCCACCCCGACCGGTCCGGTCTCGGTCGCGCCCAGCAGCAGCATGCCGTCGGAGCGGGACCAGCTGATGTGGGTGCCGGGCTGGTCGGGCAGGTAGGGCTTGCCCGCCGGGTCGTAGTGGATGCGCAGGTCGCGCGGGTCGAGTCCCAGGCGGTCGGCCAGCAGCCTGCGGACCGTCAGCCGGGCGCGGAAGAAGCGATGGGCGGCCCGGGCGTGGACGAACTCGGCTCCGCGCCGCAGCTCCTCTTCGGTCAGGGCGGCTTGTTCGTGGAAAGTGGGGACGACCTGGTCGAGGTCGACCAGCCATGCGTCCATCCTCCACATCCTTTCCGTCAGCGGGTGCTGTGCGTCAGAAGGTGAACGTCCGGGTCTCGCTCTGCGAGGGATCGCCCGGGCGCAGGTGCAGTTCGCCCGCGTGCGGGAAGAGGACCACCGCCGCGACGGTGCGTTCGGCGCGGATGTCCCCGCGGTCGGGGACGCAGACCGGCGGGCGCGCGAGGAGGGCGAAGTGGTCCTGCGCCGGGGCGGCCGGGGCGATGCGGGCCAGGCCCTCGGTGGCCGCGCGCAGGCGGCGCACCGAGGAGTTGCGGGCGAAGACGTTGAGTTCGTCCGCCGGGGCGAAGTCGGGGTGCAGGAAGTGGTTGGTGTGCACCGGGTCGCTCCCCTGCCCCACCCGCAGTTCCCCGTCCAGGTGCTCCACGTACACCGCGCGCTCGCGGTCGCACAGCATCAGCGAGCGCGAGCTGGCCAGCGGCAGGTCCGCGAGGAGTTCGAGGGCTTCCGCGACGCTCCCCGCGTGGTCCAGGAGGTGGCGGATCGCCAGGTACGGCGGCACCCCCGGGCCCCACGCGCCGCCGAGCACCAGGTTCAGCCCGACGGCGAGGCCCGCGCGGTTGAGCCCGAGGTAGCCGAGCAGTCCCGCGAAGCTGAGGACCAGTGAGCGCGGGGTCCGCAGGACGGTGATGTGGGTGTCGAGGTTGCCGCTGAGGTCCACCGTCTGGGCCAGGACGGGGGCGGGCCCGGTGCGGGCGTACGTGGTGCAGTCCCCGCCGGTCCGGATCTTGGAGTAGCCCATGATCTCGCGGCGCAGCTGGAGCAGCCAGGCTTCGTCCTCGGTGATGCGGGCTCCTTCCGCGAGCCCGGCCACCTCCTCGGCGAGGTCCGGCAGGGCGGCCGTGACCGCCGCCCGGTAGGCGGCGACCGTCGGCCGGAGCGCGGCGAGCGAGACGGGGGCGTCCGTGAGGTGGTCCAGGCGGGCGAGGCCGTCGTCGAGGAAGGCCCGCAGCGGCGCGGCGAGGGCCGCGCCGTGCGTGCGGCCGACTTCGCGCGCGGTGCCCCGGGCGGCGACGAAGGTGACGCTCATGCGGTGACGGCCGTCTTCGGTCCCCAGGCGAGGGCGGCGCCCACCTCGGGCCATTCGGCGCGCAGGACGCTGTAGAAGACGGCGTCGCGGCGCCGGCCTCCGGGCATGTAGTTGAAGCTGCGCAGGGTCCCTTCCTCGGTGGCGCCGATGTTGCGCAGTCCGCGCCTGGCCTGGACGTTGAGGACGTCGGTCTTGAACTCGACGCGCTCGGCCTCCAGGACGTCGAAGGCGTGCGTGAGGAGCAGCGCCTTCGCCCAGTGGTTGATGCCCTTGCCGCGGAAGTCGCGGCCGAGCCAGGACCAGCCGATCTCCAGGCGCCGGTCGGCTTCGGCCATGTTGCCGAAGCTCATGCTGCCGGCGATTCGGCCGGTCGCCTTGTCGGTGATGACGTAGATGGCCCGTCGGCCGGCGGCGTGGTCGGCGAGCATGGCGCCGAAGAAGGTCTCGAAGTCGGCGTCGTTCTCGACGGCGGAGACGAAGTAGCGCCAGATGTCGGGGTCCATCGCGACGGCGCGGACGCCCTCGCGGTCCGCTTCGGTGACCGGGGTCATCCGGACGCGGTCGTTCTCCAGGATGGCGGCGGCGTCCGCGGCCCAGTTGGTCGTCATGGTTCAGGCTCCGGGGGTCGCGTCGTGGTGGCGGGTGAGGGCGGCGGTGACGTCGCGCAGCGTACGCATGGCGGCGAGGTCGTGTTCGGTGAAGTGGGCGAGGTCGACGCCCGTGTCCTCGCACAGCTCGGTGAGGAAGAGGACCTTGTTGAGGGAGGTCAGGCCGTAGGCGGCGGCCAGGTCCGCGTCGGGGTCGAGCGACTCGGCGGCGACCTCGGGGATCAGGACGAGGGAGAGCTGTTCGCGGGCCGCGGACTCGATCGCGGTGAGGGTGTCAGGCATGGATTCCGGCCTCCTGGCTGTGCAGCTGGTGCGCGTAGGCGCTTCGGATCGCGGGGCGTTTGGGCTTGTACTGGGAAGTCAGCAGGCCGTTGGCGATGCTGAACGGCTCGTCGGCGACGATGACCCGGCTGATCCGCTCGTCGGGGGTGCCGGCGGCGTTCGCCGCGGCGAGGGCGGCGGTGACGGCGCCGGTGTCGGCGGGCAGGGCGGCCGGGGAGACGACGGCGACGAGGTCGGTCTGGGTGGGGCTGAACAGCACGCATTCGGCTATCGCCGGATCGGCCTTCATCAGCTCTTCGACGGGCCGCACCACGATCTTCTTGCCGTTGTCGAGGACGATGACGTCGTCGGCGCGGCCGTGGACGAAGAGGAAACCGTCCTCGTCGAGGTGGCCGATGTCGCCGGTGCGTACGGTGCCGTCCGGCATGAAGACCTTCTCGGAGTCGCCTGGGGCGGCGTACTCGTAGTGGTCGCCGACGGGGTGGGTGCTGCGGACGCTGATCACCCCGTCCTCCCCGATCAGCACCTGCTTGCCGCGTACCACTCGGCCGACGCTGCCCTCGCGGTGGGCCCCGGGGTGGTTCTTGGTGACGATGCACGTCTCGTTGAGGCCGTAGCCCTCGAAGAGCGGCAGCCCGGCCTCCTCGGTGAAGAAGCGGACCAGCGCGGGCGCGGCGGGTGCGGAGCCGGTCCACAGGTAGCGGATGCGGTCGCCGAACAGGGCCTCGGCGACCTGCCGGGTACCGCCCGCGCCGGGGCGCCTGCGCCGGGCCTCGATCTGGCGGCGGGCCGTCTCGTAGAAGGCGGGGACGCCCATGACCACGGTGGGGCGCACCCGGCGCAGGGTGGCGAAGGCCGCCTCGTAGGTGGTGAGGGTGACGTCGTGGCCGTGCAGCAGGGCCGAGTAGACCCAGTAGCGCTGCTGGAGCAGGGAGAGGGGGAGGAAGACGAACAGGTGGTCGTCGGGGGTGTGTCCGAAGATCTCCTGGACGGCTTCGAGGGAGCTCTCGATGCTGCCGGCGGTCGCGCCGAGGCCCTTGGGGACGCCGGTGCTGCCGGAGGTGAACTTGATGGTGGTGACGTCCTGCTCCGCCCAGGTGACCGGGGGCAGGGGTTCCGCAGGGCCGTCGCCGGGTTCGGTCAGGGCCCAGACGTCGTCCGTGCGCAGGGTGCCGGCGAGGGCGGTGGGCTGGTCGGTGCACAGGAGCGTGAGGCCGTAGCGGTCCATGAGCTCGCGCGACGGGGTGAACTTGCCGGGTTCCAGGCCGGCGGTCTGGGCGCCCAGGCGCAGCGCCGCCAGGTCGAGCAGTACCCACTCCAGGCCGTTGGCGGCGAGGATGCCGATCCGCGTGCCCGGGCCGATGCCGAGGGCGCGCAGGTGGTGGGCGAGGCGGCCGGAGCGCTCGTACAGCTCGCTCAGTGCGAGGGAGCGGGTGCCGTCCAGGCGGGCCGCGTGGATGCGGCCGCCGGCCGTCGGGGCGGCGGCGACGAGGCGGTTGAGCGGTGAGGGGGCGGCCGGGGCGGTGACGGGGACCGTGGGGGCGGCCGCCGGGGCGGTGACGGGGACCGTCGGGGCGGTCATCGGGTTTCCCTTTCGGCGAGTACGGCGGCCATGGCGCGGACGGTGTCGATCTCGGCGAACTGGTCGAGGGTGAGGGTGACCCCGAAGCGTTTGCGGGCCGCGGTGAGGATGCGGGCGGCGGCGATGGAGTCACCGCCGAGGGAGGCGAGGGTGTCCAGGGCGCCGATGTCGGCGCGGCGCAGGACGGTGGACCAGATGTCGGCCACCAGCTTCTCGGTGGCGCCGGTGGGTGCCGTGTCGCCCGGTGCCGCGGCCGGTGCGGCGCAGGCGGCCGGCTCCTCGGCGCCGAGCGCCGCCAGCTTCGTACGGTCGACCTTGGCGTTCTTGGTCAGGGGCAGGCTCTCGTGCCAGACCAGCGCCGCGGGCAGCATGTAGTCGGGCAGGTCGGCGCGCAGCGCCCGGCGGATCTCGGCGAGTTCGGGGCGGTGGTCGCCGTCGGCGACGAGGTGGGCGACGAGGGAGCCGCCGCGGGCGGCGACGACGGCCTGGGCGACGGCGTCCAGGGCGGCGAGGCGGGTCTCGACCTCGCCGGCTTCGATCCGGTAGCCGTTGACCTTGATCTGGAAGTCGGAGCGGCCGAGGATCTGGATGTCCCCGTCGGGCAGGTACCGGCCGAGGTCGCCGGTGCGGTAGAGGCGTTCGCCGCGCACCGGGTCCTCGTAGAACCGCTCGGCGGTGCGTTCCTCGTCGCCCCAGTAGCCGCGGGCCAGGCCGGTGCCGGCGGCGACGATCTCGCCGGTGACCCAGTCGGGTGCGTCGAGGCCGTCGCGGTCCAGCACGTAGGCGCGGTTGTTGGCGTTGGGGCGGCCGTACGGGATGGACTCGGTGCCGTCCTCGTCCTCGCGGACGGGGTGCAGGATGTTCCAGATGGTGGTCTCGGTGGGGCCGCCGAGGGAGACGACCTCCAGGCCGGGCTTGAGGGTGCGCAGCGCGGCGGGCAGGGCGGGCGGGAGCCGGTCGCCGCTCATCATGACCAGGCGCAGGGCGGGCGGTACGTCGCCGTCGGCGGCGGCCTGGTCGTGCAGGAGGCCGACGATGGCGGGGACGGAGTTCCACACGCTGATCCGGTGCGCGCGGCACAGGTCGAGCCAGTGGGCGGGGTCGACGGCCTTGTCCCGGTCGGGCATGACCAGGGCGGCGCCGGCCGACAGGGCGCCGAAGACGTCCCAGACGGAGAGGTCGAAGTTGAAGGCGCTGATGGCGAAGAAGCGGTCCTGGGGGCCGATCCGGAAGCGGGTGTGGCAGTCGGCGACGACGTTGGCCACGTTGCGGTGGGTCACCATGACGCCCTTGGGCGCGCCGGTGGTGCCGGAGGTGTAGAGGACGTACGCGAGGTCGTCGGGGTGCGAGCCGGGCAGCCGCGCGGGCACCTCGGCGGGCCCGTCCGGCAGGGCATCGGGGGCGGTCAGGTCGAGTACGGCGAACCCGCCCGCGGCGCAGGCCTCGGCGGGGCCGCCGTCGGTCAGCACGCACCGCACCCGGCCGTCCCGCAGCATGTACTCCTGGCGGGCGGTGGGCAGGGCGGCGTCGACG
The sequence above is a segment of the Streptomyces sp. NBC_00539 genome. Coding sequences within it:
- a CDS encoding phosphopantetheine-binding protein, giving the protein MPDTLTAIESAAREQLSLVLIPEVAAESLDPDADLAAAYGLTSLNKVLFLTELCEDTGVDLAHFTEHDLAAMRTLRDVTAALTRHHDATPGA
- a CDS encoding nuclear transport factor 2 family protein: MSDERTREVIEQFNRAFRQHDPGLLEDVLAPDCLLENSGPAPEGTRHVGYDECLRFWSSIAADEGTTFDVEELWTAGERAVCRWRLQYGPGEADFVRGVNVTRLENGLIAESFGYVKG
- a CDS encoding TetR/AcrR family transcriptional regulator; translated protein: MARTPAPGTRRRILETSARLFGELGVRAVGMQQVSDATGVGKSLLYREFAGKDELVAAWLRESDAQWWEQAERVTAPHCGDPVRQVLALMEFLHASVREPDFHGCIFYNTSSEFRDPEHPGRREAKLHLQALRDWLRDKGALAGAVDPDGMADALMLVIGGLLANGEVLGVRGPARMALATAELIVRHHCPDTAGAPPVA
- a CDS encoding C45 family peptidase, translated to MSVTFVAARGTAREVGRTHGAALAAPLRAFLDDGLARLDHLTDAPVSLAALRPTVAAYRAAVTAALPDLAEEVAGLAEGARITEDEAWLLQLRREIMGYSKIRTGGDCTTYARTGPAPVLAQTVDLSGNLDTHITVLRTPRSLVLSFAGLLGYLGLNRAGLAVGLNLVLGGAWGPGVPPYLAIRHLLDHAGSVAEALELLADLPLASSRSLMLCDRERAVYVEHLDGELRVGQGSDPVHTNHFLHPDFAPADELNVFARNSSVRRLRAATEGLARIAPAAPAQDHFALLARPPVCVPDRGDIRAERTVAAVVLFPHAGELHLRPGDPSQSETRTFTF
- a CDS encoding 4'-phosphopantetheinyl transferase family protein gives rise to the protein MDAWLVDLDQVVPTFHEQAALTEEELRRGAEFVHARAAHRFFRARLTVRRLLADRLGLDPRDLRIHYDPAGKPYLPDQPGTHISWSRSDGMLLLGATETGPVGVDVELVRPAGTSMEVLSFVYPAAPATATPRAFFHAWTLLEAAVKATGRGLARGAKEVDLDFAPDGAVTLRGITGHGPHPWHGHTSLHPTHPTAPSAMTAFVSHEVPPFRIRPWPPR
- a CDS encoding AMP-binding protein, producing the protein MTAPTVPVTAPAAAPTVPVTAPAAPSPLNRLVAAAPTAGGRIHAARLDGTRSLALSELYERSGRLAHHLRALGIGPGTRIGILAANGLEWVLLDLAALRLGAQTAGLEPGKFTPSRELMDRYGLTLLCTDQPTALAGTLRTDDVWALTEPGDGPAEPLPPVTWAEQDVTTIKFTSGSTGVPKGLGATAGSIESSLEAVQEIFGHTPDDHLFVFLPLSLLQQRYWVYSALLHGHDVTLTTYEAAFATLRRVRPTVVMGVPAFYETARRQIEARRRRPGAGGTRQVAEALFGDRIRYLWTGSAPAAPALVRFFTEEAGLPLFEGYGLNETCIVTKNHPGAHREGSVGRVVRGKQVLIGEDGVISVRSTHPVGDHYEYAAPGDSEKVFMPDGTVRTGDIGHLDEDGFLFVHGRADDVIVLDNGKKIVVRPVEELMKADPAIAECVLFSPTQTDLVAVVSPAALPADTGAVTAALAAANAAGTPDERISRVIVADEPFSIANGLLTSQYKPKRPAIRSAYAHQLHSQEAGIHA
- a CDS encoding GNAT family N-acetyltransferase, with amino-acid sequence MTTNWAADAAAILENDRVRMTPVTEADREGVRAVAMDPDIWRYFVSAVENDADFETFFGAMLADHAAGRRAIYVITDKATGRIAGSMSFGNMAEADRRLEIGWSWLGRDFRGKGINHWAKALLLTHAFDVLEAERVEFKTDVLNVQARRGLRNIGATEEGTLRSFNYMPGGRRRDAVFYSVLRAEWPEVGAALAWGPKTAVTA
- a CDS encoding TetR/AcrR family transcriptional regulator is translated as MSTQGRKERERADRHRLIVATARELAEAQGWDAVTTRRLAERIEYSQPVLYSHFRGKREIVGAVALEGAAELAGALRAAVPPGADGREAVAALARAYTDFAARNPAVYDAVFSLDNGLPYADEATPAPLRAAFGALLEPLAAHVRPDEEPGLYVETFWAALHGLVTLTRAGRLPADRVADRLTLLVDRFVPR